The following coding sequences are from one Streptomyces dengpaensis window:
- the ileS gene encoding isoleucine--tRNA ligase, producing the protein MKPPQYRQVPAQVDLPALEHAVLDFWREQKIFAKSLEQSEGRPEWVFYEGPPTANGMPGAHHIEARVFKDVFPRFRTMRGYHVGRKAGWDCHGLPVELEVEKELGFSGKQDIEAYGIAEFNAKCRESVLRHTDAFAELTTRMGYWTDLDDPYRTMDPEYIESVWWSLKEIFDKGLLVQAYRVAPWCPRCGTGLSDHELAQGYETVVDPSVYIRFPLTSGPLAGEASLLVWTTTPWTLVSNTAVAAHPEVTYVVATNGEEKLVVAEPLVEKALGEGWETTGQTFTGAEMERWSYQRPFELVEFPEPAHYVVNAEYVTTDDGTGLVHQSPAFGEDDLRVCRAYGLPVVNPVRPDGTFDEDVPLVGGIFFKKADEKLTEDLGNRGLLFKHVPYEHSYPHCWRCHTALLYYAQPSWYIRTTAVKDRLLEENEQTNWFPETVKHGRFGDWLNNNIDWALSRNRYWGTPLPIWRCEDDHLTVVGSRAELTELTGTDQSQLDPHRPFIDEVSFPCPECGKTATRVPEVIDAWYDSGSMPFAQWGYPHKNKELFENRYPAQFISEAIDQTRGWFYTLMAVGTLVFDKSSYENVVCLGHILAEDGRKMSKHLGNTLQPIPLMDQHGADAVRWFMAAGGSPWAARRVGHGTIQEVVRKTLLTYWNTVAFQALYARTSNWAPSEADPAPAERPVLDRWLLSELHALVDQVTQSLDAYDTQRAGKLLSAFVDDLSNWYVRRSRRRFWQGDKAALRTLHEVVETVTRLMAPLTPFITERVWQDLVVPVTPGAPESVHLSSWPEADLSAIDPELSRQMVLVRRLVELGRATRAESGVKTRQPLGRALVAATGFETLNPELHAQITEELNVNSLASLSEVGGSLVDTMAKANFRALGKRFGKGVQAVAKAIAETDAAALSLALREGTASVEVDGETVTLAPDEVIITETPREGWSVASDSGATVALDLEITEELRRAGLARDAIRLIQEARKNSGLDVADRIALRWTSTDPAVIAALSEHSDLIADEVLATDFAQGEPDDTYGTPFTDEPLSLTFRLRKA; encoded by the coding sequence ATGAAACCGCCGCAGTACCGCCAGGTGCCCGCCCAGGTCGACCTGCCCGCCCTCGAGCATGCCGTGCTCGACTTCTGGCGCGAGCAGAAGATCTTCGCCAAGAGCCTTGAGCAGTCCGAGGGGCGCCCCGAGTGGGTGTTCTACGAGGGCCCGCCCACGGCCAACGGCATGCCGGGCGCCCATCACATCGAGGCCCGCGTCTTCAAGGACGTCTTCCCCCGCTTCCGCACCATGCGCGGCTACCACGTGGGCCGCAAGGCCGGCTGGGACTGCCACGGCCTCCCGGTGGAGCTGGAGGTCGAGAAGGAGCTCGGCTTCAGCGGCAAGCAGGACATCGAGGCGTACGGCATCGCCGAGTTCAACGCCAAGTGCCGCGAGTCCGTGCTCCGTCACACCGACGCCTTCGCCGAGCTGACGACCCGCATGGGGTACTGGACCGACCTCGACGATCCCTACCGCACCATGGACCCCGAGTACATCGAGTCGGTCTGGTGGTCGCTCAAGGAGATCTTCGACAAGGGTCTGCTGGTCCAGGCCTACCGCGTCGCCCCATGGTGCCCCCGCTGCGGCACCGGCCTGTCGGACCACGAGCTGGCGCAGGGCTACGAGACGGTCGTCGACCCGTCCGTGTACATCCGTTTCCCGCTCACCTCCGGTCCGCTCGCCGGCGAGGCCTCGCTCCTCGTGTGGACGACGACCCCCTGGACCCTGGTCTCCAACACGGCGGTCGCGGCGCACCCCGAGGTCACCTACGTCGTCGCGACCAACGGCGAGGAAAAGCTCGTCGTCGCCGAGCCGCTCGTCGAGAAGGCACTCGGCGAGGGCTGGGAGACCACGGGCCAGACCTTCACCGGCGCCGAGATGGAGCGCTGGTCGTATCAGCGTCCGTTCGAGTTGGTCGAGTTCCCGGAGCCGGCCCACTACGTGGTGAACGCCGAGTACGTCACGACCGACGACGGTACGGGCCTGGTCCACCAGTCCCCCGCCTTCGGTGAGGACGACCTCCGGGTCTGCCGCGCATACGGCCTGCCGGTCGTGAACCCGGTCCGCCCGGACGGCACCTTCGATGAGGACGTCCCGCTGGTCGGCGGCATCTTCTTCAAGAAGGCCGACGAAAAGCTCACGGAGGACCTCGGCAATCGCGGCCTGCTCTTCAAGCACGTCCCGTACGAGCACAGCTACCCGCACTGCTGGCGCTGCCACACCGCGCTTCTCTACTACGCGCAGCCGTCCTGGTACATCCGCACCACGGCCGTCAAGGACCGGCTGCTCGAGGAGAACGAGCAGACCAACTGGTTCCCGGAGACGGTCAAGCACGGCCGGTTCGGCGACTGGCTGAACAACAACATCGACTGGGCGCTGTCCCGCAACCGCTACTGGGGCACCCCGCTGCCCATCTGGCGCTGCGAGGACGACCACCTCACCGTCGTCGGCTCCCGCGCGGAGCTCACCGAGCTGACCGGCACCGACCAGTCCCAGCTGGACCCGCACCGCCCGTTCATCGACGAGGTCAGCTTCCCGTGCCCCGAGTGCGGCAAGACGGCCACACGCGTGCCGGAGGTCATCGACGCCTGGTACGACTCGGGTTCGATGCCGTTCGCGCAGTGGGGCTACCCGCACAAGAACAAGGAGCTGTTCGAGAACCGCTACCCGGCGCAGTTCATCTCCGAGGCGATCGACCAGACCCGCGGCTGGTTCTACACCCTGATGGCCGTCGGCACGCTCGTCTTCGACAAGTCGTCGTACGAGAACGTCGTCTGCCTCGGCCACATCCTCGCCGAGGACGGCCGCAAGATGTCCAAGCACCTGGGCAACACCCTGCAGCCGATCCCGCTGATGGACCAGCACGGCGCGGACGCGGTCCGCTGGTTCATGGCGGCCGGCGGCTCCCCCTGGGCGGCGCGCCGCGTAGGCCACGGCACGATCCAGGAGGTCGTCCGCAAGACGCTCCTCACCTACTGGAACACGGTCGCCTTCCAGGCCCTGTACGCCCGCACGTCGAACTGGGCGCCGAGCGAGGCCGACCCGGCCCCGGCGGAGCGCCCCGTTCTCGACCGCTGGCTCCTGTCCGAACTGCACGCGCTCGTGGACCAGGTGACCCAGTCCCTGGATGCGTACGACACCCAGCGCGCCGGAAAGCTGCTCTCGGCGTTCGTCGACGACCTGTCGAACTGGTACGTACGCCGCTCGCGTCGCCGCTTCTGGCAGGGCGACAAGGCCGCGCTGCGCACGCTGCACGAGGTCGTGGAGACGGTCACGCGCCTGATGGCCCCGCTGACCCCGTTCATCACCGAGCGGGTCTGGCAGGACCTGGTGGTGCCGGTGACGCCGGGCGCCCCCGAGTCCGTCCACCTGTCGTCGTGGCCGGAGGCGGACCTGTCCGCCATCGACCCGGAGCTGTCGAGGCAGATGGTGCTCGTCCGCCGTCTCGTGGAGCTCGGCCGTGCCACGCGCGCGGAGTCGGGCGTCAAGACGCGCCAGCCGCTGGGCCGCGCGCTGGTGGCGGCGACGGGCTTCGAGACCCTGAACCCCGAGCTGCACGCGCAGATCACCGAAGAGTTGAACGTGAACTCGCTCGCGTCCCTCTCCGAGGTCGGCGGTTCGCTGGTCGACACCATGGCCAAGGCGAACTTCCGCGCGCTCGGCAAGCGCTTCGGCAAGGGCGTCCAGGCGGTCGCGAAGGCCATCGCCGAGACGGACGCGGCCGCGCTGTCGCTGGCCCTGCGCGAGGGCACGGCGTCGGTCGAGGTCGACGGCGAGACCGTGACGCTGGCCCCCGACGAGGTGATCATCACGGAGACCCCGCGCGAGGGCTGGTCGGTGGCGTCCGACTCGGGCGCGACGGTCGCGCTGGACCTGGAGATCACGGAGGAGCTGCGCCGGGCGGGCCTCGCCCGTGACGCGATCCGCCTGATCCAGGAGGCCCGCAAGAACAGCGGCCTCGACGTGGCCGACCGCATCGCGCTGCGCTGGACCTCCACGGATCCGGCGGTCATCGCGGCCCTGTCCGAACACTCCGACCTCATCGCCGACGAGGTCCTCGCCACGGACTTCGCCCAGGGCGAGCCGGACGACACCTACGGCACCCCGTTCACGGACGAGCCCCTGTCCCTGACGTTCCGCCTCCGGAAGGCGTAG
- a CDS encoding TraR/DksA family transcriptional regulator, translated as MAKKAVGKKAAAEKGTSTAKKAVASAAEGAAQAAKTTGATTVVAKKTPGPAAAAKKPTPVPKARVGAVEPGELAVRPGEDPWTSEEVAEARAELQSEALRLRTELSSSEEALVGLMRESGDGAGDDQADTGAKNITREHELALAANAREMLVQTERALEKLDAGSYGLCENCGNPIGKARMQAFPRATLCVECKQKQERRY; from the coding sequence GTGGCCAAGAAGGCCGTCGGGAAGAAGGCCGCGGCCGAGAAGGGCACCAGTACGGCCAAGAAGGCGGTCGCTTCCGCGGCCGAGGGCGCGGCCCAGGCCGCGAAGACGACGGGAGCCACGACGGTGGTTGCGAAGAAGACTCCTGGCCCGGCCGCGGCAGCAAAGAAGCCCACCCCGGTCCCCAAGGCCCGGGTCGGCGCGGTGGAGCCCGGCGAGCTCGCGGTCCGCCCCGGTGAGGACCCCTGGACGTCGGAAGAGGTCGCGGAGGCACGCGCGGAGCTGCAGTCGGAGGCGCTGCGGCTGCGCACCGAGCTCTCGTCGTCCGAGGAGGCGCTGGTGGGCCTGATGCGCGAATCCGGCGACGGCGCGGGGGACGACCAGGCGGACACCGGCGCGAAGAACATCACGAGGGAGCACGAGCTGGCCCTCGCGGCCAACGCGCGCGAGATGCTCGTCCAGACCGAGCGCGCCCTGGAGAAGCTCGACGCGGGCTCGTACGGGCTCTGCGAGAACTGCGGCAACCCCATCGGCAAGGCGCGCATGCAGGCCTTCCCGCGCGCCACCCTGTGCGTCGAGTGCAAGCAGAAGCAGGAACGCCGCTACTGA
- the lspA gene encoding signal peptidase II, which yields MTEAERIIGTPDIPGVAGAGPEQSDKAASGDLSGSDESAPAERSGGDSRADSGADSGGDGTRATDERPKGKRRVAVLFTVAALAYALDLISKMIVVAKLEHHDSIEIIGDWLKFEAIRNAGAAFGFGEAFTVIFTVIAAAVIVVIARLARKLYSLPWAIALGMLLGGALGNLTDRIFRSPGVFRGAVVDFIAPKHFAVFNLADSAIVCGGILIVLLSFRGLDPDGTVHKD from the coding sequence GTGACAGAGGCGGAGCGCATCATCGGTACGCCGGACATCCCAGGAGTGGCGGGGGCCGGGCCGGAGCAGTCCGACAAGGCGGCGTCGGGCGACCTGTCCGGATCCGACGAGTCGGCCCCGGCCGAACGGTCCGGCGGCGATTCCCGTGCCGATTCCGGCGCGGACTCCGGCGGTGACGGGACGCGAGCCACCGACGAGCGGCCGAAGGGCAAGCGCCGGGTCGCCGTGCTGTTCACGGTCGCCGCGCTGGCGTACGCCCTGGACCTGATCAGCAAGATGATCGTGGTCGCCAAGCTGGAGCACCACGACTCGATCGAGATCATCGGGGACTGGCTGAAGTTCGAGGCGATCCGCAACGCGGGCGCTGCCTTCGGTTTCGGTGAGGCCTTCACGGTCATCTTCACGGTGATCGCCGCGGCCGTGATCGTGGTCATCGCCCGGCTCGCCCGCAAGCTCTACAGCCTGCCCTGGGCGATCGCGCTGGGCATGCTGCTGGGCGGCGCGCTCGGCAACCTGACCGACCGGATCTTCCGCTCGCCCGGCGTCTTCCGGGGCGCGGTCGTCGACTTCATCGCGCCCAAGCACTTCGCGGTCTTCAACCTGGCCGACTCGGCGATCGTCTGCGGCGGCATCCTGATCGTGCTGCTGTCCTTCCGCGGGCTCGACCCGGACGGCACGGTCCACAAGGACTGA
- a CDS encoding RluA family pseudouridine synthase, translating to MSTIPEIRTLPVPDGLEGERVDAAISRMFGFSRTKAAELAAAGKVTVDGSVAGKSERVHGGAWLEVEMPQAPAPVQIVAEPVEGMEIVHDDDDVVVIVKPVGVAAHPSPGWSGPTVIGGLAAAGYRISTSGASERQGIVHRLDVGTSGLMVVAKSEYAYTSLKRQFKERTVDKRYHTLVQGHPDPTSGTIDAPIGRHPNHDYKWAVTADGKPSVTHYDLIEAFRAASLLDVKLETGRTHQIRVHMAAHRHPCVGDLTYGADPTLAKRLRLTRQWLHAVRLGFEHPGDGQWVEFACDYPEDLQNALDKVREESYA from the coding sequence GTGAGCACGATTCCCGAGATCCGAACCCTGCCCGTGCCCGACGGTCTGGAGGGCGAGCGCGTCGACGCCGCCATCTCCCGCATGTTCGGCTTCTCCCGCACGAAGGCCGCCGAGCTCGCCGCGGCGGGGAAGGTCACGGTCGACGGCTCGGTGGCCGGCAAGTCCGAGCGGGTGCACGGCGGCGCCTGGCTCGAAGTCGAGATGCCTCAGGCCCCCGCGCCCGTCCAGATCGTCGCCGAGCCCGTCGAGGGCATGGAGATCGTGCACGACGACGATGACGTGGTCGTGATCGTCAAGCCGGTCGGCGTCGCCGCGCACCCCAGCCCCGGCTGGTCGGGCCCGACCGTGATCGGCGGTCTCGCGGCCGCCGGGTACCGCATCTCGACCTCGGGCGCCTCGGAGCGCCAGGGCATCGTGCACCGCCTCGACGTCGGCACATCGGGCCTGATGGTCGTGGCCAAGTCGGAGTACGCGTACACGTCGCTGAAGCGCCAGTTCAAGGAGCGCACGGTCGACAAGCGCTACCACACGCTCGTGCAGGGCCACCCCGACCCGACCAGCGGCACCATCGACGCGCCCATCGGCAGGCACCCGAACCACGACTACAAGTGGGCGGTCACGGCGGACGGCAAGCCGTCGGTCACGCACTACGACCTGATCGAGGCCTTCCGTGCCGCTTCGCTGCTCGACGTGAAGCTGGAGACCGGCCGCACCCACCAGATCCGCGTGCACATGGCCGCCCACCGCCACCCGTGCGTCGGCGACCTGACGTACGGCGCCGACCCGACGCTCGCCAAGCGGCTCCGCCTGACCCGCCAGTGGCTGCACGCCGTACGGCTCGGCTTCGAGCACCCCGGGGACGGGCAGTGGGTGGAATTCGCGTGCGACTACCCCGAGGACCTGCAGAACGCGCTCGACAAGGTGCGTGAGGAGAGCTACGCGTGA
- a CDS encoding GNAT family N-acetyltransferase, with amino-acid sequence MRDGSDEVPSRSYVLRVAEDVADREACFAVRKEVFVGEQGVPEDIEYDAYDAGALHVLAVREDGVPLGTGRLLSGEAAAAKTDGDLTVGSLGRLAVTREARGLGVGAALVRAIEDAARARGLAAVDLHAQTQALGFYERLGYVAYGAEFPDAGIPHRAMRRSL; translated from the coding sequence ATGCGGGACGGCTCCGACGAGGTGCCGAGCCGTTCGTACGTGCTGCGGGTGGCCGAGGACGTCGCCGACCGCGAGGCGTGCTTCGCGGTGCGCAAGGAGGTCTTCGTCGGCGAACAGGGCGTACCCGAGGACATCGAGTACGACGCCTATGACGCCGGTGCCCTGCATGTGCTGGCCGTCCGCGAGGACGGGGTGCCGCTGGGCACCGGACGGCTCCTGTCCGGCGAGGCGGCGGCCGCGAAGACCGACGGCGACCTGACGGTCGGCTCGCTCGGGCGGCTCGCCGTGACGCGCGAGGCGCGCGGGCTCGGCGTCGGCGCCGCGCTCGTACGCGCCATCGAGGACGCGGCACGCGCGCGTGGACTGGCCGCCGTGGACCTGCACGCGCAGACGCAGGCGCTGGGGTTCTACGAGCGGCTCGGGTACGTGGCGTACGGGGCGGAGTTCCCGGATGCCGGGATTCCGCACCGGGCGATGCGGCGCTCCCTGTGA
- a CDS encoding Na+/H+ antiporter yields the protein MDQLALLFMLLLGAVVTVPVGERFGLPAPVLMTLLGIVLALLEFVPDVDIPPELILPSLLPPLLYAAARRTSWRQFAANKRPIFFLAVALVFVTTFAVAAAAQAIVPGLPLAAAVALGALVAPPDPVAATAVAGQLSLPRRMVSILEGEGLFNDVTAIVIYHVAIAAAVSGTFSPWGAGLDLVLSAVVAVAVGLALGWAAGKLMDLLGDATLQVGMTLLVPYASYVLAEELHGSGVLAVLTTALFLAEYATDADAVLARLSKATFWEVVETLVTGVAFGLIGLELHNAIRTASGRWGEMLGWAGTIVAVVVVVRLAWLIPASWLTKRLHETRDYDEEFPVSWRETVVMWWAGMRGVASVALALAIPLTMDDGSPFPDRDEIVFIAFGVIMATLLLQGLTLPWLVKKLGVRADISIEKAFEKELAIRATKAAKRRLREIEQVEDLPEEVSEQLLRRAFDIGVRISPDMADEERREAYAQRARRMKRMLRIQGEMMSAARHEVLSARREPGADPEIVDRVLRHLDVRSLR from the coding sequence GTGGATCAGTTGGCCCTGCTGTTCATGCTGCTGCTCGGGGCCGTCGTGACCGTCCCGGTGGGCGAGCGGTTCGGGCTGCCCGCGCCGGTGCTGATGACGCTCCTCGGGATCGTGCTGGCGCTGCTGGAGTTCGTCCCGGACGTGGACATTCCCCCGGAGCTGATCCTCCCCTCGCTGCTGCCGCCCCTGCTGTACGCCGCGGCGCGGCGCACGTCGTGGAGACAGTTCGCCGCCAACAAACGGCCGATCTTCTTCCTCGCCGTGGCGCTGGTGTTCGTCACCACCTTCGCCGTCGCCGCGGCCGCCCAGGCGATCGTGCCGGGACTGCCGCTCGCCGCCGCCGTGGCGCTCGGCGCGCTCGTGGCGCCGCCCGACCCGGTCGCGGCGACGGCCGTGGCGGGACAGCTCAGTCTGCCGCGCCGCATGGTGTCGATCCTGGAGGGGGAGGGGCTCTTCAACGACGTGACGGCCATCGTGATCTACCACGTCGCGATCGCCGCCGCCGTCAGCGGCACCTTCTCGCCCTGGGGCGCCGGGCTCGACCTCGTGCTGTCCGCCGTCGTCGCGGTCGCCGTCGGGCTGGCGCTCGGCTGGGCCGCCGGCAAGCTGATGGACCTGCTCGGCGACGCCACGCTGCAGGTCGGGATGACGCTGCTCGTGCCGTACGCCTCGTACGTCCTGGCCGAGGAGCTGCACGGGTCCGGGGTGCTCGCCGTGCTCACCACCGCGCTGTTCCTGGCGGAGTACGCCACCGACGCCGACGCCGTCCTGGCCCGGCTCTCCAAGGCGACCTTCTGGGAAGTGGTGGAGACGCTCGTCACCGGGGTCGCGTTCGGGCTCATCGGGCTCGAGCTGCACAACGCCATCAGGACGGCGTCCGGGCGCTGGGGCGAGATGCTCGGCTGGGCCGGCACGATCGTGGCCGTCGTCGTGGTCGTACGGCTCGCGTGGCTGATTCCGGCGAGCTGGCTGACAAAGCGGCTCCACGAGACACGGGACTACGACGAGGAGTTCCCGGTCTCGTGGCGTGAGACCGTCGTGATGTGGTGGGCGGGGATGCGCGGCGTGGCCTCGGTGGCCCTCGCGCTGGCGATCCCGCTGACGATGGACGACGGGTCGCCGTTCCCCGACCGGGACGAGATCGTGTTCATCGCGTTCGGAGTGATCATGGCGACGCTCCTGCTCCAGGGGCTCACGCTGCCGTGGTTGGTCAAGAAGCTCGGGGTGCGGGCCGACATCAGCATCGAGAAGGCCTTCGAGAAGGAACTGGCGATCCGCGCCACGAAGGCGGCGAAGCGGCGGCTGCGGGAGATCGAGCAGGTGGAGGACCTGCCGGAGGAGGTGTCCGAGCAGCTGCTCCGGCGGGCCTTCGACATCGGGGTGCGGATCAGCCCTGACATGGCGGACGAGGAGCGTCGCGAGGCGTACGCGCAGCGGGCCCGGCGGATGAAGCGGATGCTGCGCATCCAGGGGGAGATGATGAGCGCGGCGCGGCACGAGGTGCTGTCCGCGCGGCGGGAACCGGGGGCGGATCCGGAGATCGTGGACCGGGTGCTGCGGCACCTTGATGTGCGCAGCCTGCGCTGA
- a CDS encoding SDR family NAD(P)-dependent oxidoreductase: MARNVVISGGGTGIGLAAAHAFAADGDRVLLLGRRAEVLEKAGVPGALAYAADLSDPRGVRGVAEFVGDEFGTVDVLVHSAGGAGNLEPKAETEDPLEAVAHNWTVNFRLNTLTAALLTEALRDRLASPGGRVLFLSSIAAYRGSGSGAYAASKAALHPYAFELARELGPRGITVNVVAPGYVEDTGFFGGEMEPARRERLIAETSTGRAGTPGDIAATLHWLASPGAGHITAQVIQVNGGAERGH, translated from the coding sequence ATGGCGCGCAATGTAGTCATCAGTGGTGGTGGTACGGGGATCGGGCTCGCGGCGGCACACGCCTTCGCGGCCGACGGGGATCGGGTCCTGCTGCTCGGGCGGCGGGCCGAGGTGCTGGAGAAGGCCGGGGTGCCGGGGGCGTTGGCCTACGCCGCCGATCTGAGTGATCCGCGCGGCGTGCGCGGCGTCGCCGAGTTCGTGGGGGACGAGTTCGGGACCGTGGACGTGCTGGTGCACAGTGCCGGGGGCGCCGGGAATCTGGAGCCGAAGGCCGAGACCGAGGACCCGCTCGAAGCCGTCGCGCACAACTGGACCGTCAACTTCCGGCTTAACACGCTGACCGCGGCCCTGCTCACCGAGGCCCTGCGGGACCGGCTCGCCTCGCCCGGCGGACGGGTGCTGTTCCTGAGCTCCATCGCCGCCTACCGGGGATCGGGCAGCGGTGCGTACGCCGCGTCCAAGGCCGCGTTGCACCCGTACGCCTTCGAACTGGCCCGGGAGTTGGGGCCGCGCGGCATCACCGTGAACGTGGTGGCGCCCGGGTATGTCGAGGACACCGGGTTCTTCGGCGGGGAGATGGAGCCGGCGCGGCGGGAGCGGCTCATCGCGGAGACGTCGACGGGGCGGGCCGGTACGCCGGGGGACATCGCCGCGACGCTGCACTGGCTGGCCTCCCCGGGGGCCGGGCATATCACCGCGCAGGTGATTCAGGTCAACGGGGGCGCGGAACGCGGGCATTGA
- a CDS encoding mechanosensitive ion channel family protein, with amino-acid sequence MENVLRPLLVIGGSVVLTLLIGWAVDHLLRRADDRHHEVTTLWGLLRRGRIPFQLVLFAALLRGSYDQAKLLVDHRVGVGRALTLILIGSAAWLVVRIATAVVETSYNRYATAHRDQARVRRVRTQVTLIQRVVSAIVAVVAIASMLLTFPAMRAAGASLLASAGILGIVAGVAAQSTLANLFAGLQIAFGDMVRLDDTVVVDGEWGTVEEITLTFLTVRTWDERRITMPVSYFTSKPFENWSRGSAQMTGIVFLHVDHSAPVEAMREKLRDILRACPAWDGRDYGLAVTDSTPNTMQVRALVTAKDADDIWTVRVTVREQMIRWLTEEHPYALPRVNTAEAVLPADRASGAGRGEQDGADGAAATRSSHGHSAQEPPHVGPGRG; translated from the coding sequence ATGGAGAACGTGCTGCGCCCGCTGCTCGTCATCGGTGGCTCGGTCGTGCTCACGCTGCTCATCGGGTGGGCCGTGGACCACCTGCTGCGCCGTGCCGACGACCGGCACCACGAAGTCACCACGCTCTGGGGCCTGCTCCGCCGCGGCCGCATCCCCTTCCAACTCGTGCTGTTCGCGGCCCTGTTGAGAGGCTCGTACGACCAGGCGAAGCTGCTCGTGGACCACCGGGTCGGCGTCGGCCGGGCCCTGACGCTGATTCTCATCGGCTCAGCCGCGTGGCTGGTGGTGCGTATCGCGACGGCGGTCGTCGAGACCTCGTACAACCGTTACGCGACCGCCCACCGCGATCAGGCACGGGTACGTCGGGTGCGCACGCAGGTGACGCTGATCCAGCGCGTGGTGTCCGCGATCGTCGCCGTGGTGGCGATCGCGTCGATGCTGCTCACCTTCCCCGCGATGCGCGCCGCCGGTGCCTCCCTGCTGGCCTCGGCCGGCATCCTCGGCATCGTCGCCGGTGTGGCCGCGCAGTCCACGCTCGCCAACCTTTTCGCCGGGCTGCAGATCGCGTTCGGCGACATGGTGCGCCTCGACGACACCGTCGTGGTGGACGGCGAGTGGGGGACGGTCGAGGAGATCACGCTGACGTTCCTGACGGTGCGGACGTGGGACGAACGCCGGATCACGATGCCCGTCTCGTACTTCACGTCCAAACCCTTCGAGAACTGGTCGCGCGGCAGCGCCCAGATGACCGGCATCGTCTTCTTGCACGTCGATCACTCCGCGCCCGTGGAGGCGATGCGCGAGAAACTGCGCGACATCCTGCGCGCCTGCCCGGCCTGGGACGGCCGCGACTACGGCCTGGCGGTCACGGACTCGACGCCCAATACCATGCAGGTACGCGCCCTGGTCACCGCGAAGGACGCGGACGACATATGGACGGTACGGGTCACGGTGCGCGAGCAGATGATCCGCTGGCTGACCGAGGAGCACCCCTACGCGCTCCCCCGGGTCAACACGGCGGAAGCGGTGCTGCCGGCGGACCGGGCATCGGGTGCGGGCCGCGGCGAGCAGGACGGGGCGGACGGCGCCGCGGCCACCCGCTCCTCTCACGGCCACTCCGCGCAGGAGCCACCCCACGTAGGGCCGGGCCGCGGTTGA
- a CDS encoding dienelactone hydrolase family protein, with the protein MNIMLFHSAYGLRPAVRAAADRLRAAGHEVWTPDLFEGRTFDTVEEGMAFKDEIGKEELLRRAVLAAAPYSDRGLVFAGFSLGASIAQTLALGDEKARGLLLLHGTSDIAQNASVDELPVQLHVAEPDAFETDDWLSAWYLQMQRAGADVEIYRYPGAGHVYTDPDLPDYDAEAAEATWKVALGFLDQLAD; encoded by the coding sequence ATGAACATCATGCTCTTTCACTCGGCCTACGGGCTCAGGCCCGCGGTGCGTGCCGCGGCGGACCGGCTGCGCGCCGCGGGACACGAGGTGTGGACGCCCGACCTCTTCGAGGGGCGCACCTTCGACACCGTGGAGGAGGGCATGGCATTCAAGGATGAGATCGGCAAGGAGGAGCTGCTCAGACGCGCGGTCCTGGCCGCCGCGCCCTACTCCGACCGAGGCCTGGTGTTCGCGGGATTCTCCCTCGGTGCCTCCATCGCGCAGACCCTGGCGCTCGGCGACGAGAAGGCCCGCGGGCTGCTGCTCCTGCACGGCACGTCGGACATCGCCCAGAACGCGTCGGTGGACGAACTGCCCGTCCAGCTGCATGTCGCGGAGCCCGACGCGTTCGAGACGGACGACTGGCTGAGCGCCTGGTACCTCCAGATGCAGAGAGCCGGGGCCGACGTGGAGATCTACCGGTACCCCGGCGCCGGTCACGTGTACACCGACCCCGACCTGCCCGACTACGACGCCGAGGCGGCCGAGGCCACGTGGAAGGTGGCGCTCGGCTTCCTCGACCAGCTCGCGGACTGA